The following nucleotide sequence is from candidate division WOR-3 bacterium.
AAGAGTGCTAAGGGGGAAATTAAATTGGAAGACCTTGAGAATTTCAAGTTCTATTTCAGGTATGATAAAAAGCAAGACGAACACTATGATTTTATTTCAGCCTATATTAAATCAATGAGGGGTTCTGATGCAGATGCAGCTCTTTATTATCTTTTTAGAATGCTTGAAGCAGGTGAGGACCCAAGATTTATTTTTAGGAGAATGCTTATTTTTGCTTGTGAAGATGTGGGGTTATCTGATCCTTATGCAATAGTTTTAATAACTTCTCTTGCAAATGCTTTTGAAATGGTTGGATTACCTGAGGGCGAGTTTTTTTTAAGTATGGGAACAATTTACCTTTCTCTTGCGTCAAAATCAAATAGTGTATTAATATCTATGTCAAATGCAAAAAAATATGTAAGTGAGAAAAAAATAAGTGAGGTCCCTTTACATTTAAGGGACTCTCATTATCCTTCAGCAAAAGAACTTGGAAGGGGGATTGGTTATCTTTACCCCCACTCAGACCCTGAAGCTATCTATCAAAAATATATGAAAGAATTTTACCCTATTGTTTTTTTAAAGGGAATCGGTAAGGAAAAAGATTTACTTTTGAAACTCAAAGAAATAAGATATAAAAGATATAAATATAAAGAAGGAGGTGAAACATGATACTCTTAATTATCTTTATTTTTTCTCTGCTTTCAGGAATT
It contains:
- a CDS encoding replication-associated recombination protein A, with the protein product MEREKRDFVPLAWRVSPKTLEEFVGQEHIIGENAPLRKLLEKGKLFSSIFYGPPGVGKTSLAKLIARYIDVPFYHLNASTCGVKEVKKILEEAERYLKTKGKASLLFIDEIHRFNRLQQEILLSSVEEGKIIFIGALVLNPFFVLDKALISRTYVFEFKPLSEEDLVKILKRALKEYPEIEVKEEVLLKLANFSEGDARRSLNLLEILIESKSAKGEIKLEDLENFKFYFRYDKKQDEHYDFISAYIKSMRGSDADAALYYLFRMLEAGEDPRFIFRRMLIFACEDVGLSDPYAIVLITSLANAFEMVGLPEGEFFLSMGTIYLSLASKSNSVLISMSNAKKYVSEKKISEVPLHLRDSHYPSAKELGRGIGYLYPHSDPEAIYQKYMKEFYPIVFLKGIGKEKDLLLKLKEIRYKRYKYKEGGET